From the genome of Phoenix dactylifera cultivar Barhee BC4 chromosome 5, palm_55x_up_171113_PBpolish2nd_filt_p, whole genome shotgun sequence:
cttccactttcagttctttcgccagcttgagcccggcgatgagagcctcatactcggcctcgttgttcgaggccggaaattcgaggcgcaaggcttgctcggccaccactccgtctggactggtgaggatgagtccggctccgctaccccccgaggttgaagacccgtccgagtgcaggacccatggctgcctcgcggcttcctccgcggatacgggtggcaactcggggtcgtccggtagggtacactccacgatgaagtcggcgagtatttgggccttgatagccggcctgggccgatattcgaggtcgaattccccgagctcgaccgcccatttggcgatcctccccgcacgatccgacctttgcaatatttgcttcataggctggtcggtcaatatagctattgtgtgggcttggaagtaaggcctgagtctctgagccgagatgatgagagcgaagatggtcttctcaagtttagaatatcgggtctcagcatccctgagaacccggctggtgtaatagaccggcttttggagcttgtcctcttcccggacgaggactgagctcacCGTGGCCGGGAAGACGGCCAGGTATAAATAAAGGACctcgcccttctggggcttggtgagcagcgggggagaggccagaaggctccggagctcttcaaaggctcgctggcattcttctgaccaccggaagtctttcggccgtttgaggcttttgaagaaagggaggcagcgctcgactgaccgagagacgaaccttcccaaggcggcaactcgcccgacgagccgctgcacctccttaaccgtcttcggaggcgacatctcttgcagtgcccggattttctcggagttggcttcaattccacgttgggtcactatgaaacccaggaacttgcccgaggtgactccgaacgcgcacttcgccgggttgagcttcattcggtatctcctgagcttggtgaatgtctcgttgagatcggctatgtggtgttccgccgctcggctttttaccagcatgacgtccacgtagacttctatatttcggccgatctgatctttgaaaatttggctgaccagcctctgataggtggctccagcattcttcaggccgaagggcatcaccttgtagcagtaggtgcccttgtcggtgatgaaggccgtctttttCTCGCTtccggcgccattcggatttgattgtaccctgaaaaggcgtccataaaagttagcagttggtgtcctgaagtggagtcgacgagctggtcgatgcttgggagggggaagctgtctttcgggcaggccttgttcaggtcggtgtagtccacgcacatacgccatttcccattggccttctttacgaggactacgttggcgagccagtccgggtaggagacctcccggatgaagccggctccgaggagtttgtccacctcctcggccgcagctcgttgccgttccggggcggagccccttttcttctgctttacaggcctgctggttggcctcacctggagtcggtggaccatgacctcagggtcaattcccggcacgtccgcaggcgaccaggcgaagacgtcagcattgtcccgcaggaagctgacgaggcgatccctctcgcgggcgccgaggccggagccgacctgcacagttagctcgggaaaattttGTTGTAGTGGAACTTGAAtaagaagctcaccgggctctacttgcttcttccagagggtgtccctcgcatcgagggtttctatgggcaataaggggcccgttggctgaattgtcgcctcggtcggttgctttactccgtgggccgccatgtagcattgtttggcgaccagctggtcttcgcggacctcgcctactccttggccggtggggaactgCATGAGCAGATGGCGGGTGGAAACCACGGCCCGAAGGGCGTTTagccctggccgcccaaggatggcgttgtagaccgagggcagacggaccaccagaaagtccgtcctcacagtgctctcccggggggcgaggccaaccgtaacaaggaagctggcctcaccttcaaccgggaccgaatctccggtgaacccgaccagcggggcattgattctccggagatgtccttctggcaaccccattttttggtaggcatgataatacaaaatgttggctgagcttccattgtcaactaggacacgctttacatcaaacctatttacaatcattgagatgaccacagcgtcatcgtgaggggtctcaaccccttctaagtcctcgtccgagaacgagatgacttcatcagtgcgtgggcgcttcgggggtgctccctgggcggccgttcctgccgaggccctcccaatcatgttgatggtgccggcaatgggcctgttgtcgtccgGATTTTCGGACGGTATGGtgttctccgccggcctcctttcctcatgtcggttcctcacgaaccggttgagtactccccgacggatgagcgcttctatctcgtcccagagctggaagcagtcctccgtatcgtgcccacggtctcggtggaagcgacagtacttcctgggattacgggaaattcccgtgtctcgcaaaggaggcgggggtcggaagaagtcccgaccctcgattttcatcaggatctcggcccggggggcgttgacgggtgtatagttctcgtacctccccgggtacgtccgaggccgtggtggggacctcggtcgaggaggggtcctctgctgaggtcgcccctgctgacggggcgggctccttagtctggggagattcttctctcgacggggagatcggctcctttgtcggccgcgctcctcgcggcgcttcttctgtttcttagaggcgggctcaattgctccccgcctggaggcgactgcctcctcggccttggcatacttccgggcccgggccaacatctcagtgaagtcggccgggaagctcttctcgatggagaagaggaatcggtaggagcgaaccccagtcttcagagccgacatggctatcgactggtctagctcgcgaacctcccatgtggcggcggtgaagcggtccaggtactctttgagggactctccctctttctgtttgatgtccaggagggagtctgacgtccgtcgctggcgccggctggcagcaaaattggtggcgaactgcctgccgagttgctcaaaagaggataccgtgttcggcttcagtccagaaaaccaaagccgagcggtccctcagagggttgctgggaaggccttgcaaagtatggcctccgaggacccttgtagggccataagGGCTcgatagctctccaagtggtcaagagggtcggtgattccgctgtagggctccacctgaggcattttgaacctcacgggaaccggctcatcctcgatctggcaggagaagggggacttggtagtgaactcaaagtctccctcttgcctcgccttcttgctgtggagcgccgcaatctggcgctccagatgctcaacttttcggtcgagctcccccgcCCGCGGAATTGTTGCCGTGGTTTGCACCGGCTCAcggcggtccggggctgactcagcctcagaaAGCTGGAGTGTTCTGTTGAGATCTTCCCCCGgtagctctctctggggggaaGTCCGCTCTTCGttattggctctggaggagccatatAAATTCTGGccggggagaaccgggccgttgggaggaAATTCCGGCGGGACCTGGGCCCGCAGGGGAAGCGTTGGTAAAGCTTCCTCGCGTCGCAGGCCCtaaacggcggcggccagggcctggacttgctctACTaaggcattgaactgttccggctggacctgaggaactgggtcagccggagttggagaattctggacggagcgtccaggactttgcgggggacgccgggagacgttggaggctcccttacttctcaacttcatgactgctactcgggcccttcctctagcgccaactgttgctggaaattggacccgggggcaatcttcggtcgaggagagggagcggcggtaggtcaccacggcggggcggcgaccagtcggcgggcggcgtcctccgtttgGGGTGGAcggagagagggagcagcaggtcctcgcggcggggcggcgatccgtcagcgggcggcgtcctccgtctgggtgcctgcagacaaaccggtggccgggttttccggcgccggccctccgacgctcaagtcagggaggggggaAAAGGTgtaaagaggagataaacagtgtttGTAGGGCACGGAATTCCCAACCCCCCCACCTGAGAAgccaaggttcccttttataggcgggggtcggtttacctgtgatgtaacggggcgaagccgtagtacggctcggcatgtcgttcaggtcggcgcacggtcaggcgaatcattgcactgatgtcggcggtgagggcgtcgtacgacccgaactagcacgccaccaggcgaattattgcattagtgtcggaggtatggccgagatcagagactatcatggttgaccagactctgctgggctaacttgccgtggagagttgagagtccgtagatgacaggagccatacgcattaaatgtggagtaagccggagatccgcattaattgtggagtaggccggagatccgcattaattgtggagtaagccggagatccgcattgattgttgagtgaaccggaggtTTACagtggccatgcgcaataaatgctggagcagtggcaggatatggtcctcggtcggacctcggaggagtacggccgtagtaggtggctgacaagggtagaccttgagcatcaggattttcctaggtcggaggtctcgaggtcggatgtcttgaggtcgggcgttccgagatcggacgccgacttcggctgttcagggtcggcgattgtgcggcttcttgggggcattcgtgtcacttggggggaaaaatcttattcccccaacatttTCCATGAATAGGGGTTTGTAGTGATATGTTTTGGAAGATTGTTTGGCGGTGAAGAATGACCATCCTTCCAACTTGTGATGAATATCACCTTTGCATTTTAGTACTGCAATCTATTAAATAATAAGATACATGCGATCGACATTTCTTAATCAAACCGACGGCGGCAGTGCGGCATATTTCTCATATGATAGGTCATGGTCAAAATTTAGTGGTGGCTACCCAATATctatttcaaaaaagaaaacttctAGTGATATCGATTCTTGTAATACCTAATTCAATTGAGGTACTCTTTACTTAGATACGGTGTTTGATCCCCAGtcgaagattaaaaaaaaacataaatatgtttttttaaaatttattttaaaaaatatggcaacaatgccaaaaaaaattatttttaataggtTTGAGGGGTGCGGTGCGGGAGGGACAACCTATACTAGTGTTATAGTTACAAATCACAGCTCAACTATAGGCTAATAAAAATTTTTCAATTCTCTTTCTCCTATTCCAACTTagctagaaaaaaatatttagctAAAACAAATGGTTGAAGGCAGTCTACTCTCAAATTTGGCataccaaaaaaaagaggagaagggtGCATCTGTACACATGTTGTATGAATCACtcggtttagcaaaaaaaaagaaaaaaaagaagagaagaatggTTTATGTGATTGTATTAATAGCCAACTCACgagagatatttttttttcctattagCATATATGTACGCATGCACTCATATAGCTGAAAGCCACCTACACATCATGTCCTAAGGtggatttaagttggagaagatgtgatttgtgctgcatgtaAGTGAAAAATTGTTTTTACTCTTGTATTTacataataatttttatatttcccCTCTTTGAGTCTTAACAACCATGGGTCACTAAAGTAGTTATTCAAAATTTTCCGGTTTTATTTTGACTTATTCCTCGGTAATTGGTGGACGATGGACTGAATGACTCAATAGAGGCAGCTTAGCCGTATTGCCAAAAATACCCAATAACATATTTACCCAAATAGCTGAAAACACATCCCACAAGCACCTGATCTGCCATCCACACATAACAAATACTCGTACGCGTCATAGCTGGACTTGGAGACTGACCTCTGCGACCGGCCTTGACATTCCTCCGGCGAGCATGGCGTCGCTGCCGCCCACCACCGCCGCCGGTGCCATCGAAGGAGGCCGCGCCTTCCTCGACGCCGCCACCCTCCGCTCTTTGCTCAACCCCTCCGCCCTCATCCCCCACCTCCgctcctccctcccctccctctcctccgccgTCCGCGCCCCGCCGCGCCAGAGCTTCTCCCTCGacccatcctcctcctcctccctcctcctcatgCCCTCCTGGTCCTCCCACCCATCCCTCCCTTTCATCGGCGTCAAGGTCGTTACCTCCTTCCCCCACAACTCCGCCCTCCGCCTCCCCGGCGTCCATGCCGCCTACCTACTCTTCCGCTCCTCCACCGGCGCCCCCCTCGCCTCCCTTGACGGCACGGCCCTCACCCTCCTTCGCACGTCCGCTGTCTCCGCCGTCGCTGCTTCCCTCCTCGCCCGCGACGACTCCCGTGTCCTCGTCATGGTCGGCGCCGGCGCCCTCGCCCCCTACCTCATCGCCGCCCACCGCTTCGTCCGCCCCAGCCTGAATAGAATCATCATCTGGAACCGAACCCCTGATAAAGCTCGAATCTTGGCAAGAGATCTCCAAGAAGAGGAGGAGCGAAGGGAGAACAGCGGGCTAATTTTCGAGCACGCCGAGTGTTTGGACGAGGTGGTCGGGCTGGGGGACGTGGTGAGCTGCGCCACGAGCTCGGAGACCCCAGTTGTCAAGGGGAAGAAGCTGAAACCCGGGGCGCATTTGGACCTGGTGGGCTCGTTCACCCCAGCGATGAGGGAGTGCGACGACGAGGCGCTGGCGAGGGGGAGGGTGTTTGTGGACTTCGAGGTGGCGCTGGAGGAGGCAGGGGAGTTGGTGGGCGCGTTCCAAAGAGGGGTCATGGCGCCGGGGGATGTGGCAGGGACGTTGGTGGAGTTGGCCGGGGGGACGAAGGTTGGGAGGAGGAGCCCGGAGGAGCTGACGGTGTTTAAGTCGGTCGGAACGGCGGTGGTCGACCTCCTGGCTGCACAATTGGCTTATTACAATTACTTGCAAGGTAGAATCCATCCAAGTTTTGATTTTGGTGTGTTCTCATGTTTGGTATTTTGACGTTTATCTTAGATGCTTTAATTCCCATTACTTCTTACTTGCTCTTTGtgttggatcaccaatgatGGCTTTTCTGCCAAAACTTTCTGTATAACCTTCTTCtcgtttctcttcttttcctatGATCTTTAAACAGTTGATGGAAAAGATGAGAATTGCTGTGCTTTCACCAGTTCACTGGTAGCGTAACATGTTTTGCAATCTATAGGATCACTACTATTAAATGGCAAATCATCATGAGAAATTAGGTCATCTCTATGTGTTCCATTTGCTCAATTTATACTTTCTCTGCTCCTTTTCCTTTGCTGAAAAATGTTGCTTTTAGGACTATGTTTGTACTTTTAGGGCTCCCAACATGCAAAGCTGTTTCTTTGTGAAACCATTGAGGATCTGAAATTTGGAGAGGATCTTTCTCACAGCAATATTTGCATGATGTTAAACAATGGAAGATGTCACTAGGAGGATGATACATCGTAGTTGGGATTCATTGTCTTTCAATGTAAAATCTATAGAAGAAAATTTCATTGTGTGGAAATGTGCGGTTGTTATGATGGAGGAGGTGGATATTGCAATCATCGCCGATTTCAAAACGTAACCTGGATTTTCTGTTTTCTCTATATTGAAAGGTTAGCGTGATGCCATGCCTTCTTACATCGAATACTTTTATGACATTAAGTGCATCTTTTGTGAATGGAAGTTTTTGGTTTTCACATCATTGTGGAATGCTTgataattgtgataacacttcTGATGAAGTCTGATCAGTCTATTTGTATTTTTGTTTCCAAAATCATATTTTGTGTAGTTCTTTTATCTTCTTCGACAAGATCAGGAAAACAGGATGATGTTTTCTTAGATGCTATATTGATTGCTCGTTGGCTTTCCCAAATAATTTGTTAAAAGTTCAGAACATCAAAAAAGGATTTGTTTTTGGTTAGAATTTTTTGCTTGTCAGGTCGTAAATCAGTGCACAACCATTTATGTTTCTTTTCGCTGATCTTCATGAGTTCTTGTCGTTTTTGTCGCAGGTTCTCCATGAACTTTTCCTTCTACAAGTTCATGCTGCCAAGTCCTTAGAAGGCAATCCGTTGCTGGATATGGATTTAGTTAATACTGATGTTGGTGTTTAAATGGTAAAATAATGCAGTGATGGTGAAATACCAGAAGATTAGGTACTGCCACAGCATGAAAAATAATGTAACAAACTGCTAGTTCTTATACTTAAGATTTTTATCCTAATGCATTTTTATAATTCAAGTCAACTATCAGGTCattcaagaaaaatttggaggaTCAGAAATCTTGTATGAATACTATGATGTATACAATTATTCAAAAACTGAAGGTGGCTTGAGTAGCAGATTTAAATCAAGTTAGTAGGTGGCCAGAGT
Proteins encoded in this window:
- the LOC103721624 gene encoding protein SAR DEFICIENT 4, which gives rise to MASLPPTTAAGAIEGGRAFLDAATLRSLLNPSALIPHLRSSLPSLSSAVRAPPRQSFSLDPSSSSSLLLMPSWSSHPSLPFIGVKVVTSFPHNSALRLPGVHAAYLLFRSSTGAPLASLDGTALTLLRTSAVSAVAASLLARDDSRVLVMVGAGALAPYLIAAHRFVRPSLNRIIIWNRTPDKARILARDLQEEEERRENSGLIFEHAECLDEVVGLGDVVSCATSSETPVVKGKKLKPGAHLDLVGSFTPAMRECDDEALARGRVFVDFEVALEEAGELVGAFQRGVMAPGDVAGTLVELAGGTKVGRRSPEELTVFKSVGTAVVDLLAAQLAYYNYLQGSP